A stretch of the Aegilops tauschii subsp. strangulata cultivar AL8/78 chromosome 4, Aet v6.0, whole genome shotgun sequence genome encodes the following:
- the LOC120963519 gene encoding uncharacterized protein → MAPKKTTKGKSGFFGMRAKPSGNFGLEFSDAGQRWWLGTYPTADEAARAYDVVVWRARQPKTDLNFPEVESQAVAEWLVPQGIRMEEMPGKKAKKRPAVVVAPGESDEAAMAWFARFAICCKAISNEMLFATFLNKKIIPISQP, encoded by the coding sequence ATGGCGCCGAAGAAGACGACGAAGGGAAAGTCCGGTTTCTTCGGCATGAGGGCGAAGCCCTCCGGGAACTTCGGACTGGAGTTCTCCGACGCCGGACAGCGTTGGTGGCTCGGCACGTATCCCACTGCCGATGAGGCCGCTCGTGCCTACGACGTGGTGGTGTGGCGTGCCAGACAGCCGAAGACGGACCTAAACTTCCCGGAGGTCGAGTCCCAGGCGGTGGCGGAGTGGCTCGTGCCGCAGGGCATCCGGATGGAGGAGATGCCGGGTAAGAAGGCGAAGAAGAGACCGGCGGTTGTTGTCGCTCCCGGCGAGAGCGACGAGGCGGCGATGGCTTGGTTTGCGCGATTTGCAATTTGTTGCAAAGCCATCTCTAATGAAATGCTATTTGCTACATTTTTAAATAAGAAAATTATTCCGATCAGCCAGCCATAA